Proteins encoded within one genomic window of Formosa agariphila KMM 3901:
- the mbpA gene encoding mobilization protein MbpA: protein MKRSLIKFRCSVYEKKFLNAKAKHAGLTLSAFCRRALLEKELTQRMTEEHIMIYKMLVTYHNNFKRIGNMYRVANPKLEEEVLVVAREIQSHLKKITS, encoded by the coding sequence ATGAAACGAAGTCTAATCAAATTTAGGTGTAGCGTTTACGAAAAGAAGTTTTTAAACGCAAAAGCAAAACATGCGGGATTGACTTTGAGCGCGTTTTGCAGACGAGCCTTATTAGAAAAAGAGTTAACCCAGCGGATGACAGAAGAACATATTATGATCTATAAAATGTTAGTTACCTACCATAACAACTTTAAAAGGATTGGGAACATGTATCGTGTTGCGAATCCAAAATTAGAAGAAGAAGTGTTGGTTGTGGCTAGAGAAATCCAATCTCATTTAAAAAAAATAACATCATGA